Genomic window (Polaribacter batillariae):
GCTAAACCATCGTTATTAATATCTGATGCATCTGCTCCCATACTAAAAATAGAAAGGTGTCTAAAATAATTATCTGTTTCTTCGGAAAAAGTACCATCGCCATTGTTTATATATAAATAATCGGGTTCCATAAAATCATTAGACACAAATATATCTGGAAAATTGTCTCCATTAAAATCTGCAATAGATACATCCAAACCAAATGCGCCATCTGGTACAATACCAGCAGATTGGGTTATATTTGTATATTTACCATTGTCGTTTCTATAAAATTGATCATCTCCTTTTAATGTTCTAAAATAAGGGTTATTTTGTACAACCCCTTCTGGAAAAGTTTGCGCAGCTGTCGTAAAATTAACAGGTGTGTTTACGACATACAGGTCTAAGTCATTATCTCCATCATAATCAAAAAAAGCAGCTTGTACAGATTGGTTATTATCGTTAATACCATATTCTGCAGCACGCTCTGTAAAAGTTAAATCTCCGTTATTTATATATAATAAATTTTCTTTCAATTTTGAGTTTCTGTATTTTCCTGATTTACAAAGGTAAATATCTAACCAACCGTCTGCGTTTACATCGGCTATGGTAACTCCCATGTAAAAACCTTTATTTCCTTCTACCCCAGCCTTTTTAGTAATGTCTTCAAATTTAAAATCTCCTTTATTTAAATATAGAGAATTGGGCGACATATTGCCTACAAAATACAAATCTGGAAGATTGTCGTTATTAAAATCTCCAACTGCAACACCTGCTCCAATATACATATGCTTATATGTGTAATAGTTTAAAGTTGGTGTCTCCTTTATTATATTGGCAAAATTTACGCCACTTTTATTTGATGAAATTTTACTAAATAAAGGCTCGTTATTAGCAATGGTATTTTTTTGAACATTCTTATTTTCTTTACTACAAGAAAATAGTAGTACGATACTTATAACAGATATGATTTTTTTCATTAGTTGAAGAAATTTGCTATTTAATTTTAACAATAAATCCTTGGACAAAAAGCCAAGGATTTATTTGTTAGATATTTTTAAGAATGATTTTTATTCATAGCCTGCATTTTGCGTCCATCCATTTGCTTGGGCAGCTGCAAACGGAATAGGCAAATAATAATGTCTGTCTGTAAAGAATCTAGTACGTTGTTCGCCATCGTTGCGAATTTTTAAAGCGTAAAGATCGTTTTCGACATCCCACGTAAAATCTAATCCACGATATTGTGTTGATAATGGGTTGATTGCTTCTCTCCAACGTTTTAGATCCCAATAGCGGTGGTACTCGAAAATTAACTCTACACGACGCTCTTGTTTAATATCATCGAGGGTTACTGCTCCTTTAAGAGGCAACCCAACTCTTTGTCGTATTGCATTAATAGCCATTAATGCATCACCTGTATTTCCAGTTGCATAAGCAGCTTCAGCTAAATTAAGATATATTTCGCCTAATCTGTATGCAAAAAGCGGATTATTACCATCTATTCTTCTGTCTAATTGAGGGCTTGATAAATTGGCCAGTTTATATGCTGATATGGCTGACCTGGCACCATTACCTACAGTTTGATTTGGGCCTCTAGTAGGCACACCTGCAGAAGATGCTGCATTTGCGTCTGTAACAGCATCATGTAAATATGCAGTTGCATTTCCGTACTCTAAACGTCCGTATGCTGCAATGGAAGCTGCAAACCTTGGATCTTTATTTCCCCAAAGTTCGTTTATATCATGAAACACTCCAGATCCTAAATTATCTTCTAATAATCTTGACCCATTATCTGGGTATCCAGTTGGTAATTCGTTACCTGGTGTTCCATCTTTATATTCGAACCATTCTGTAGTTTCATAATAAGCAAATACCGAATTGCCCCAGTTAGAGTGGGTATCTGGTGTTTGTCTTGGTAAAAGAAACATACTATTTAAATTAGTTGTTGCGGGTATTCCTGGAAACTCTATAGACATTATCGTTTCGGTGTCTGCACCACTTCCTACCTCATCAAAAATTTTACGATAAGCACTAACTGTATTACCTGGTCGCAAAGAGAAAATTCCACTACCCAAAGGTGCTGGTAAAAGTGCTCTTGAAGACTCTAAAGATTTTGCATAATACCCATTTGCTTCAGAAGTGTTTATACCTGTTAATCCTCCAGGAGTTTTTAAAGCTAATTTTCCATCATTTTCTGCAATGCTTCCTGCATAGAGCATCGCTCGACTTCTTAAAGCATGTGCAGCCCACAAGCTAACTTCTGATACATGAAGTGATTTTCCTTTTAATAACACTATGGCTTTATTTAAATCTTCTTCAATAAAGTCGTAAGTTTCTTTTTCGGTATTTCTTGGTACCAAAAGTTCCTCTCCGCTTAAATTAGCGTCTTGAGGTTCTCTTATTATAGGTATGCCTCCATAACGTTTTACTTTATTAAAATACCATTGTGCTCTAAAAAAATGTGCTTGCCCTAAACGTGTATTACGAAAAGTTTCTGTTAGGCTTGTGGCATTCTCTAATTCTTTAATGGCTACATTGATTATTCTTAACAACTGCCAAGTTCCATTCCCCCAATATCCCAATCCTCTCGTATTATCACTTCCTGGGCCTAAATCTCCTGTTACAGCAAGGTAAGAACCACCATTACCTCTCCATCTACCTTCGTCGCTTACAGTTGTTTCTATATAATAATCACCTCCTGTAGAAACATTTGTTGGTAAACGGGCTGTTAATCTTGTGTTTTGATAAATGTTTGCAAAATAAGCATTTATTAAAGCTTCATCTTGCCATACTGTATCTCCACCAATAACATCTAAACGAGTTTTGTCTAATTCGTCTTCGCAAGATGTAAATGCTATTAATGCTATTATTACTAATATATATTTTTTCATAAAATTATCTTTTTAAAAACTTACATTAAAACCTAAAGTATATACTTTTTGTACAGGATATGACGTCCTGTCACCTGACTCTGGATCAAAAGGATAAAAACCTAACTTATCGAAAGTAAGTAAATTTGTTCCTGACAAGTAGAGCCTTAAATTTGTAGCTCCTAACGACTTTATAGCATCTTTAGGTAAGCTATAACCTATCACTAAGTTTTTTAATCTAACATATTTCGAATCTATGCGATAAATATCAATATTCGCATCGGCATAATTTAAAGCAGATTGATTATCTACTGGAAATGACGCTGTATCACTGGTCTCTGGAGTCCAAACTCGCCCTACTAAATATTTAAATGGTGTACGAGGTCCTCCTGTAGTTGTAATCGTTGATCTTTCATCGAGCGTAATGGATTGTTCAAAATTAGCAGCACCCTGCCAAAACATAGTAAAATCGAAGCCTTTCCATTCTAATTGAGTATTTAAACCAAAAATAATTTCTGGTGTACCTCCTCTACCTATTACAACTCTATCTCTATCATCAATAAGTCCATCACCATTAATATCTTTAACCCTAATATCACCAGGAATAACATTACTATTCATATCTGGGTCTCCACCATCAAAATCGATAACGCCATTGTATGAATCTATTTCTTGTTGATCTTTAAAGAAACCATCAAACACATATCCAAAAGTTCTATTTACCCATTCACCATCTCTCTTTGCGATACGTGTTCTATCTGGGTCGTCGAATTCTTGTTGTGAAATTTGTCTCACAAACTTTTCTCTGGCCCAAGATGCGTTGGCAGAAACATTAAGCTTTAATTCTTTAAAAGTATTTCTGTAAGATATTCTGGTTTCAAAACCTCTATTATCTCTAATATTTAAATTTCTTGCTGGAGGATCTACACCTACATTTTGTGGCAGTACTTGGTTATCTAAATCCTGAGACAAGATATTAAATCGTTTTCTATAAAATACATCTGTTTCGAAGTTTAGTTTGTTATTGAAAAGCCCAAGCTCTAAACCAACGTTATATAAATCTGATTCTTGCCAAGTTAATAATGGGTTTGGAAACGCTAGAGTTCTTATTCCTTGTTGGAAGTTTCCTGCGATTTGGTATCCTCCTGTAATATTAAATCCTTCGATATAATCATATCCAGCTCCTATATCATTTCCTAAACGTGAATAGGAAGCTCTAAGTTTTAAATTCGATATTGTATTTGAGTTTTCTAAAAAAGATTCTTTAGAAGCAACCCAGCCTAAAGATACTGCTGGGAAGTATCCTGTTCTTGAAGCTTTAGGAAAAAGTGAAGATTTATCGATACGAAAAACACCTTCTATTAAATATTTGCCTTTAAACCCGTAATTAAGTCGACCAACAAGTCCATTTCTTCCTAACTCACTTGCAGATCCTCCTCCTGCAAAATCTGAGGGGTTGGCATTATTTAAATATGGTGATGCTGCTGAAAGTAAATCGGCATTACTTGAGTTAAAAAATTCACTAAATTCTTGTTGGCGTTCAAATAATACAAGAGCACCTAAATTGTGATCTCCTAATTGCTTATTGTATCTCAAAGAAATTTGAGAGGTTAGTCTTTCAAACTCATCATAACGATCTTGTAAAGCATTATTTAAACGATCTGATCTTGAGGTAAAGTCTGTACCATCATAATACCAAACATCATAAGCTTTTGCTACATTCTTAATTCTTCTGTGAGATTTGAGTATCGCCATTTTACCTTCTACCTCTAAACCTTCAATATTTGGAATTTTATATTTTAAACCAATATTCGCATTTAGAACTTCTAATAAATTTGTTCTAAAACCAGACAAA
Coding sequences:
- a CDS encoding RagB/SusD family nutrient uptake outer membrane protein, yielding MKKYILVIIALIAFTSCEDELDKTRLDVIGGDTVWQDEALINAYFANIYQNTRLTARLPTNVSTGGDYYIETTVSDEGRWRGNGGSYLAVTGDLGPGSDNTRGLGYWGNGTWQLLRIINVAIKELENATSLTETFRNTRLGQAHFFRAQWYFNKVKRYGGIPIIREPQDANLSGEELLVPRNTEKETYDFIEEDLNKAIVLLKGKSLHVSEVSLWAAHALRSRAMLYAGSIAENDGKLALKTPGGLTGINTSEANGYYAKSLESSRALLPAPLGSGIFSLRPGNTVSAYRKIFDEVGSGADTETIMSIEFPGIPATTNLNSMFLLPRQTPDTHSNWGNSVFAYYETTEWFEYKDGTPGNELPTGYPDNGSRLLEDNLGSGVFHDINELWGNKDPRFAASIAAYGRLEYGNATAYLHDAVTDANAASSAGVPTRGPNQTVGNGARSAISAYKLANLSSPQLDRRIDGNNPLFAYRLGEIYLNLAEAAYATGNTGDALMAINAIRQRVGLPLKGAVTLDDIKQERRVELIFEYHRYWDLKRWREAINPLSTQYRGLDFTWDVENDLYALKIRNDGEQRTRFFTDRHYYLPIPFAAAQANGWTQNAGYE
- a CDS encoding SusC/RagA family TonB-linked outer membrane protein — translated: MKTFIFLLCTSVFSFTSVNSFSQEKVKIDADKVMTVDQVFLLIQGQTKFRFLYPQDLFLGAPKVHLKKGIVKISKLLKESLSGSNVYYQLTDKNTIVIKKYDANQANNSLQDIPISGIVTDKDGEPLPGASILEKGTLNGVQSDFDGKFKLEVSNQNAILVVSYIGYKTQEVSVANKRNLTIKLLEDTASLDEIVVVGYGTQKRESVTGSVATVKSDQLVKVPAANTTAVLAGRLPGLIVNQTSGRPGSDTANINIRGFSEGALLIVDGFQRNFTQLDPNEIETITILKDAAAAVYGVRGGGGVILVTTKRGKIGKPVISYNNTYSLTSNTNYPELANYQEYKALVQNSRTGPGDYYFPDGNVQPLAGFITPERLEALENGTDPGTNWWDVVTRKATPLQQHNLNIRGGSKEVRYFASLGFLDQGTIWRSGDFGYKRYNSSINLDANINDNLSADLTVGWRRENRESQNSATPGDFFSALYAHPAFPSSLPDGRIPNVSIQNPYSPQAATIKDLSGFRTNLLEVLNANIGLKYKIPNIEGLEVEGKMAILKSHRRIKNVAKAYDVWYYDGTDFTSRSDRLNNALQDRYDEFERLTSQISLRYNKQLGDHNLGALVLFERQQEFSEFFNSSNADLLSAASPYLNNANPSDFAGGGSASELGRNGLVGRLNYGFKGKYLIEGVFRIDKSSLFPKASRTGYFPAVSLGWVASKESFLENSNTISNLKLRASYSRLGNDIGAGYDYIEGFNITGGYQIAGNFQQGIRTLAFPNPLLTWQESDLYNVGLELGLFNNKLNFETDVFYRKRFNILSQDLDNQVLPQNVGVDPPARNLNIRDNRGFETRISYRNTFKELKLNVSANASWAREKFVRQISQQEFDDPDRTRIAKRDGEWVNRTFGYVFDGFFKDQQEIDSYNGVIDFDGGDPDMNSNVIPGDIRVKDINGDGLIDDRDRVVIGRGGTPEIIFGLNTQLEWKGFDFTMFWQGAANFEQSITLDERSTITTTGGPRTPFKYLVGRVWTPETSDTASFPVDNQSALNYADANIDIYRIDSKYVRLKNLVIGYSLPKDAIKSLGATNLRLYLSGTNLLTFDKLGFYPFDPESGDRTSYPVQKVYTLGFNVSF